A window of Haloarcula sp. DT43 genomic DNA:
CCCCCACATCGGCCAGCTTCGGCAGCGCCATATGATGGAGGCGGACTGCTACTCGTTCTCTATCGTCACCGCAACTCTCCCGCTCGACGAGATGCTCAACGAGCGCCTCGAAAGTGACGCTCTCGTCCCCCGATTCGTGAAGGTACTGCAGTACGATGCGACGACGCTTCTTTGCGAGGGCAGGGAAAAGCTCTCCGGCTATATCGGTTTCTTCT
This region includes:
- a CDS encoding DUF7344 domain-containing protein is translated as MSSLDKGLSQEETDIAGELFPALAKKRRRIVLQYLHESGDESVTFEALVEHLVERESCGDDRERVAVRLHHMALPKLADVGVVEYDQRSGCVRYRPNQLLETLLKAGSENGTW